A window of Zalophus californianus isolate mZalCal1 chromosome 17, mZalCal1.pri.v2, whole genome shotgun sequence genomic DNA:
aaaaaaaaaatgtatcttgtgTGGAAAACGTGTAGATTATAAGAATGTACAGCTTTTGTCCcagtttatttctccatttactgGATGCATTTATGGAAGGCACATAACAGGTCTTtgtgggaagaaacagaaagaaatcacaaaagcaATTAAGAGAGCTCAAATAATGGGGTTTATGCCAGTTACATACAAGGATCCTGCATATCTCAAAGACCCTAAAGTTTGTAACATCAAGTATCGGGAATAAATTGTAGGAGTCTTCACATCCatcaataaacatattttacaataaaaaaaatctacagatttTGGCTGGCCTGAAGTCTTCACTTGTACCCATCTCAATTATAATTTCCTTCCTGGGCATATCCGTTCACGGAAATTTGATCTCCAATTATTGTCATTGCCACAAACCGTCCATCTGTCAATTATCACTACTTTGCCACTGCAGCATATGACAGTTGATGGGAGTTTTGCAGAAGTTCTTGAGATCCACAGTAGGTCCCTGGAATGCTCTTAAGAACCCTTGCTTCAGAGCTGCAGGGTGACATGATGGGTGGCAGCAGCCTTGTCCTTTGCTGCCCCAGCCCTCCCAATGACTGAGTAAGCCTCTATCACCTGGAATACATAGACTTGCTTGCTTTCCTGATTGGCCCCTTTGAGAATTACATTGAGTACGTTTCTGTCCTCTTGTGTAGTCTTTGATGAGTAAGAAGGTCTGAGCTATAACTAAAGCCATTGCCATGCTCACAACATGTATATTGCACCTCATCTGCATGTGTTCTCTGGTGAGCAAGAAGATATGAGTTACGACTGAAGCccttcccacattctttacacttatagggcttctctcctgtgtggacTCTGAGATGCACATGAAGATCTGAATTCCGACTGAAGCCCTTACCACACTCATCACATTTATACGGTTTCTCTCTGGTGTGGTCTCTTTGATGTAAGTGAAAATATGAACTATAACTGAAGCCTTTACCGCACACTTCACATTTGTAAGGCTTTTCTCCCATGTGAACCCTCTGATGAGTGTGAAGAACTGAACTGTATGCAAAAGCCTTTCTGCACACGTTGCATCTATagggcttctcccctgtgtgGACTCTCTGGTGAATGTGGAGGTGTGTGCTTTGGCTGAAACCTTTTCCACACTCACCGCACCTGTAAGGCTTCTCCCCTGTGTGCAGCCTCCGGTGGACTTGAAGAACAGAGTTTGAACTGAAGCATTTGCCACACTCACTGCATTTgtagggcttctctccagtgtggactCTCTGGTGGACAAGAAGATTGGAGCTCTGATCAAAGCCCTTCCCACACTCCTCACATTTATAGGGCTTTTTCCCTGTGTGGACTCCCTGATGAATACAAAGAAGTGACCTAAATCCGAACCCCTTCCCACACACATCACATCTATAGGGCATCTCCCCTGTGTGGACCCGGTGATGGTTGTGAAGAGAGGAGTTACGCCTGAAGACCTTGCCACATTCGAGACATTTATAGGGTTTGTCTCCCAAGGGGAACTTTTGATATCTCGGAAGGTCTGGGCTCTGCTTGCAGCCCTCTGCCCACTCTTGATATTCATAAGCTTTGTCATCTGAATGAGTTTTATAATGAACAATAAGATCTGAGCTCTGACTAAAGTCCTTTCCACACTGGTCACATCTACAAGACTTTTCTATGTGAGCGCTGTGATGAACAGGAGGGTCTGCACCATCTATGAAGCCCACATCATAGTTATTACATTTGACAGGTTGTGGCACCACAAGGACCATGTTATGTTGTTTGGCTGTTGATTTCATAGCCAAGTGTTTCCCATAGTCAGTGTAGCTACAAGGTTCCTCTTCTTTACATTCTTGGGAATCACCATGATCATACGATGTCTGACTGATGCTGTCATCACACTGAGCACATCCATACAGTTTCTCTTCCACATGCATTCTCTCATATTGTCCTTGAGAATTCTGGGGCTCAGTCATCATGTTGGCTCCCTTCCAAGATTCTGGGGTAAAGACTCGTGTCAGGCCTTTCCCTTCTGTGCCATCTTGATTTTCTAAATTAATGGCATTTATTACatagttttcattttcagaaatctGAAGAGACACTCCTGCCCACTCTTCACAGAGAGAAACATCTCCTTCTAAATATTGGGGATAATTTCCTTGAAGATTCATGACATACTCCTGACTCACAGTTAATTCACTGATCCTTTGTTTCCAAATCTGCCAGCAGTAGAGCACCTCTTGAGAGGGATAACTCAACCCTTTCCCCTGAAGATGTGAAATGTTGTTTTTAATCCTGTCTCCtatgaggagaaagagaatttggCTAAGAGAACAAGTAAGTCATCCCTCCAGAGGTATTGAGAAATGAAGTAGGATGCGGTGGGAAGCTGTCACTGGTTCCTATTGATATGGAAACAATCAGAAGCACAGATCAGAAGCACAGTACTTCTAATCTATGAGCTGACAATTAAAAATCAGATGTTGcagagaaatcaaaagaaatcCTGGGAacaatttataaagaaagaaattcaccTCCCTCCTATAAGAGCAGCTGATAAAACACCTTTAATCATTTTGCTACAAAAGGAATGGAGacggggtgcttggctggctcagtcggttaaggatccaactcttgatttcagctcaggtcatgatctcaggggcgtgagatCGACCTCACggggggctccatgctgagtatggaacctgcttgggattctccctcttgttctccctctgcccctcctcccactcgcaCACTTTCtctcaaagcaaaaaaaaaaaacaacaaaaaacgtATGGGGAAGACTCCCATAAGATTtatggtgtctgtgtgtgtacaacACAATAATTGGAATGCTGGACATGGTGACAGCACAAAGGATCACAAAGACCTTCCAAGATACCATATAGTGTTGCAGAAACAAGCAACAGATCTTGTCTCTTGCTAATGTCCCTTCCTTCACATGACTGTCACACGAGGTAGGATTATCATGTATGTTTCTCTACAGCCTGCCCAACTGTACGTGGTCAACTTAAAACAGCAATGGGGACTGATAGAGGGATGATATTGTGAAATATGGTCCTGAGGTTGGTGGGGGAGGTACATGTACACCTTTGAGGCAGGCTTAAAGAGACATCCTTTCCTCTGACGTTCTCTGGATTCCACGAAGAGATAAAGTCCACCAAGGTCCTATAATCCATCcagtgacttttttcttttttttttttaataagtaatctctactcccaatgtggggcttgagctca
This region includes:
- the ZNF285 gene encoding zinc finger protein 285 → MIKFQEAVTFKDVAVVFTEEELALLDKAQINLYQDVMLENFRNLVSVGDRIKNNISHLQGKGLSYPSQEVLYCWQIWKQRISELTVSQEYVMNLQGNYPQYLEGDVSLCEEWAGVSLQISENENYVINAINLENQDGTEGKGLTRVFTPESWKGANMMTEPQNSQGQYERMHVEEKLYGCAQCDDSISQTSYDHGDSQECKEEEPCSYTDYGKHLAMKSTAKQHNMVLVVPQPVKCNNYDVGFIDGADPPVHHSAHIEKSCRCDQCGKDFSQSSDLIVHYKTHSDDKAYEYQEWAEGCKQSPDLPRYQKFPLGDKPYKCLECGKVFRRNSSLHNHHRVHTGEMPYRCDVCGKGFGFRSLLCIHQGVHTGKKPYKCEECGKGFDQSSNLLVHQRVHTGEKPYKCSECGKCFSSNSVLQVHRRLHTGEKPYRCGECGKGFSQSTHLHIHQRVHTGEKPYRCNVCRKAFAYSSVLHTHQRVHMGEKPYKCEVCGKGFSYSSYFHLHQRDHTREKPYKCDECGKGFSRNSDLHVHLRVHTGEKPYKCKECGKGFSRNSYLLAHQRTHADEVQYTCCEHGNGFSYSSDLLTHQRLHKRTETYSM
- the LOC113935697 gene encoding LOW QUALITY PROTEIN: 28S ribosomal protein S18c, mitochondrial-like (The sequence of the model RefSeq protein was modified relative to this genomic sequence to represent the inferred CDS: deleted 2 bases in 1 codon) — protein: MAALVAVCGDLGRKKLTHFVKAALCLTDPGTHAVLWRSCSQYKHVAGNEDLPVPMENPYKEPLKKKCILCGKRVDYKNVQLLSQFISPFTGCIYGRHITGLCGKKQKEITKAIKRAQIMGFMPVTYKDPAYLKDPKVCNIKYRE